The proteins below are encoded in one region of Apium graveolens cultivar Ventura chromosome 4, ASM990537v1, whole genome shotgun sequence:
- the LOC141718037 gene encoding 28 kDa ribonucleoprotein, chloroplastic-like gives MTCSTATTSSLIKSLTLSIPTSCSSLSSPFKSSFPCFPSKPLTFTHLSSSWASLKPKISRSVLVPFVAQTSDWAQESGPIDGVESEIDVITEDVGLLDVGGEEVEGSYGEPPEDAKIFVGNLPYDCDSEQLANLFGQAGVVEIAEVIYNRQTDQSRGFGFVTMSTVEEAEKAVEMFSQHDLNGRVLTVNKAAPRGSPPERPPRVLESSYRIYVGNLPWDVDSARLEQLFSEHGKVLDARVVSDRETGRSRGFGFVTMASETELNDAIAALDGQSLDGRAIRVNVAEERPRRF, from the exons ATGACTTGTTCAACTGCAACTACTTCATCACTCATCAAGTCTCTTACTTTATCAATACCCACTTCTTGTTCTTCTCTATCATCTCCATTCAAATCTTCATTTCCGTGTTTTCCTTCTAAACCGCTCACATTTACTCACTTATCTTCTTCTTGGGCCTCTCTTAAACCCAAGATTTCTAGGTCTGTTTTGGTACCATTTGTTGCACAGACTTCTGATTGGGCCCAAGAAAGTGGGCCCATTGATGGGGTTGAGTCTGAAATTGATGTAATTACGGAAGATGTTGGGCTTTTAGATGTTGGTGGTGAAGAAGTGGAGGGTTCTTATGGGGAGCCACCTGAGGATGCTAAGATCTTTGTGGGTAATTTGCCTTATGATTGTGATAGTGAACAATTGGCTAACCTTTTTGGACAAGCTGGTGTTGTTGAGATTGCTGAG GTAATTTACAATAGACAAACTGACCAAAGTCGAGGATTTGGGTTTGTGACAATGAGTACCGTGGAAGAAGCTGAGAAGGCTGTGGAGATGTTCAGCCAACAT GATCTGAATGGAAGGGTTCTGACTGTAAATAAGGCCGCTCCTAGAGGTTCTCCTCCTGAAAGACCTCCTAGAGTGTTGGAATCTTCCTACAGAATATATGTGGGTAACCTACCATGGGATGTCGATAGTGCTCGCCTGGAGCAGCTTTTTAGCGAACACGGTAAGGTTCTTGATGCCAGGGTCGTTTCTGATCGAGAGACTGGGCGTTCACGTGGATTTGGATTTGTAACAATGGCCAGTGAGACAGAACTGAATGATGCCATTGCAGCTCTTGATGGACAG AGTTTGGATGGAAGAGCAATCCGGGTTAATGTTGCAGAAGAACGTCCACGAAGGTTCTAG
- the LOC141718602 gene encoding uncharacterized protein LOC141718602 — protein sequence MALPSSNTIKMLLPSSNTTIKMALPSSNTTTKMALPSSNNQKMANLAKLEFVALDVSGSNYLSWVLDAELHLSANGLKYTIDPEKIPTVEQNAKAIIFLKHHIHEDLKSEYLTIKNPLTLWNNIKDRFDHQKLVHLPSSRYDWINLRLRDFKSVAEYNSALFKISSKLILCGENITDAEMIEKTLSTFHPNTMILAQQYREQNFQKYGELISLLLVAEKNNELLLKNHQIHPTGSAQLPEVHNTSFMKNERGKGHRGGQGYGRNRGRGNFRGRFRIQYHSGHLKWQRDGYNPGHQK from the exons ATGGCTCTGCCGTCAAGTAATACTATAAAGATGCTTCTGCCATCAAGTAATACTACTATAAAGATGGCTTTGCCGTCAAGTAATACTACTACAAAGATGGCGCTGCCGTCAAGTAATAATCAAAA AATGGCGAATCTTGCAAAATTAGAGTTTGTTGCCTTGGATGTTTCGGGGAGTAATTATTTGTCATGGGTCCTTGATGCGGAATTACACCTTAGTGCTAATGGCCTAAAATATACTATTGACCCAGAAAAAATCCCAACCGTTGAACAAAATGCAAAAGCAATTATCTTTCTTAAGCATCACATACACGAAGATCTAAAATCTGAATACCTCACTATCAAAAATCCCCTTACCCTTTGGAATAATATCAAGGATAGATTTGATCACCAGAAACTTGTTCACTTGCCATCTTCCCGATATGACTGGATTAATTTGAGGTTACGGGATTTCAAATCTGTAGCTGAATATAATTCTGCCCTTTTCAAGATAagctcaaaattaattttatgtggTGAAAATATTACTGATGCTGAAATGATTGAAAAGACCCTCTCAACCTTTCACCCCAACACTATGATCCTGGCTCAACAATATAGGGAGcagaattttcagaaatatgGCGAGCTGATATCTCTCCTTCTTGTGGCTGAAAAGAATAATGAGTTGCTACTGAAAAATCATCAGATACATCCCACGGGCTCTGCCCAGTTACCTGAAGTACATAACACGTCATTCATGAAGAATGAACGTGGGAAAGGGCATAGAGGAGGACAGGGTTATGGACGAAACCGTGGACGTGGAAATTTTCGTGGTCGGTTTCGCATTCAATATCATTCTGGCCACCTGAAGTGGCAACGTGATGGTTACAACCCTGGCCACCAGAAATGA